The window CTTGGCGCACATGCAGAGCGTGGCCAGGAGGCAGATCCCGACCCCCGCGATGTCGGGTTTGTCCATGCGCAGGTTGAACCAGGAACGCCCGCAGCCTTCGTCCGGGGCCGGGCACTCGAACCAGACGCGGTTCCAGATCACGGTGAAAAGTACGGCCAGGACCGCGCCCCAGGCCATGTGCAGGGGCAGGAGCAGGTTGGAGGCGGGCAGGGGCAGGATGGCCGGTATGGCTGCGGTCGCGGCGGCCGGCGGATGGTCGGCGTCGAGAATCTGCATGAGCACGGCCGAGAGGGATACGGCCAGACCGAGCTTGACGGGGATGGCAAGGCTCGTGCCGCCAAACATCGCCTCCCCCGCCGCGACGCCCAGCAGTCCGCCCACGGTGGAGATGAAATGGCCCACGATGACAGACTTGGGCCGCGCCACCCTCAGGTAGGTGCAGGTCGCGCCTATGAAGCAGGTCGCGGCCAGGGGCGGATAGAGCACTCCGACGCCCGTGGCGTCGCGGATCAGGGCAATGAGCGCCAGAAAAAGGCCTGCTCCCGTCGATCCCCACAGAATTCGCGACAGGGAGATGACGCCGGGGCGATACAGGTCGCGCCGGAATTCCCGCCTGTTCGGCAATACCAGCCGGATTTCGATCATGGCAGTCTCCATCGATTTGTCGAGGACGTATATCCATGGCCATACGATGATTATTCGCCGGACGTAAAGGAGGCGCAAAAAATTTCGAAAAAGTGGAGTTCGGGCGGGATTTCAGCGAGTTCGAGGTCTTTTTGGGTACAGTGAAGGCAGGCGGATCAAGAAAGCCGCCCCGTATGGTCATGGGCGGCTTTGGTTCTCGTGCGAGGTTTCGAATCGGATTGGTGCGGGCTAAGCAGTATGACAGGCCGAAACTCGGTCTTTTGAAATTTCGTCCTTCACGATCAGGAACAGGAATGTTTCATGCCGCCTTGTGGGCTCTCCTGCGGGCCGAG is drawn from Desulfomicrobium apsheronum and contains these coding sequences:
- a CDS encoding HPP family protein; its protein translation is MIEIRLVLPNRREFRRDLYRPGVISLSRILWGSTGAGLFLALIALIRDATGVGVLYPPLAATCFIGATCTYLRVARPKSVIVGHFISTVGGLLGVAAGEAMFGGTSLAIPVKLGLAVSLSAVLMQILDADHPPAAATAAIPAILPLPASNLLLPLHMAWGAVLAVLFTVIWNRVWFECPAPDEGCGRSWFNLRMDKPDIAGVGICLLATLCMCAKPWSMTTYLAGLWIMAAGLAILSLHHFFGARVLVTEVKDTCTLTTTPTTDRPDPITGPNTKEEKHEQ